CGCCGGCAGCTCGGTGATTTTCTGCGCAGCCGCCGCGGGGCGCTGTCCCGGGCCGATTTCGGGCTGCCCACCCCGGCCCGGCAACGCAGCGCCGGCCTGCGCCGGGAGGAGGTCGCGGCGCTGGCCGGGGTGAGCGTCACCTGGTACACCTGGCTCGAACAGGGCCGGGACATCAATGCCTCCCGGCAGGTGCTGCAGGCCCTGGGCCGGGTGCCACGGCTGACCGCGACGGAGTCGGCGTACCTGCTCTCCCTCGGTGGCTACACGCCGAGCGAGCCGGACCGGCCCGGGTCGGGCGAGCCGGCCCCGCCCCACCTGGCCCGGCTGCTGGACAGCCTGTGGTTCCCCGCCTTCGCGCTGTCCATGGATTGGACGATCACCGGCTGGAACGCCGCCTACGCGGCGCTGTACTCGCGGATCGAGTCGCTGCCGGCCAGCGAGCGGAACCTGCTGTGGCTGGTCTTCACCGATCCGCACCTGCGCGACATGCTCCCGCACTGGGAGCAGGACAGCCGGCACTTCGTGGCCGAATTCCGCGGTGAATCCGGAGCCCAGCTCGCCTCCGGCGCCCACTCGGCCCTCATCGCGCGACTGTCGCAGGCCAGCGGTGAGTTTCGGGAGCAGTGGGCCGATCTCACGGTCGAACGATTCGCCTCCCGTCGCCGCCAGTTCCGCCATCCCGAGGCCGGACTGCTGGAGTTCGAGCACCATCGGCTGGTGCCCTCCGACCATCCCGACCTGCATCTGATCGCGTACCTGACCGACCCGGACAGCGCGACGGCGGCGTGGTTCCGGCGCGCGGATCGCCCGGAACCGCCCTGATCGCCGGCCCCCTGATCCCGGCGACAGCGACAATCACCGGATGGATCCCCGCCGATTGCTGTTCCTGTCCGAGCTGGCCCGGCTCGGATCCATGCAGCGGGTGGCCGACGAGCTGGACGTGACGACCTCCACCGTCTCCCAGCAGATCGCGGCGCTCGGCCGGGAGCTGCGGGTACGCCTGATCGAACCGGACGGCCGCCGGGTGCGCCTGACCCCGGCCGGGCGCCGGCTGGCCGAACACGCCGCCACCATCCTGGCCGG
This genomic window from Nakamurella multipartita DSM 44233 contains:
- a CDS encoding helix-turn-helix transcriptional regulator, producing MTVDARRRQLGDFLRSRRGALSRADFGLPTPARQRSAGLRREEVAALAGVSVTWYTWLEQGRDINASRQVLQALGRVPRLTATESAYLLSLGGYTPSEPDRPGSGEPAPPHLARLLDSLWFPAFALSMDWTITGWNAAYAALYSRIESLPASERNLLWLVFTDPHLRDMLPHWEQDSRHFVAEFRGESGAQLASGAHSALIARLSQASGEFREQWADLTVERFASRRRQFRHPEAGLLEFEHHRLVPSDHPDLHLIAYLTDPDSATAAWFRRADRPEPP